The Haloarchaeobius amylolyticus genome window below encodes:
- a CDS encoding PAS domain-containing protein, producing the protein MGAATTGRAGISVLYVDDDEALLEATETYLETRFADITVETTASPADALDRLATELFDIVVSDYQMPEMDGLEFLKRLREDRDEAIPFIIFTGKGREEVAMEALNLGANRYLQKGGDPTAQYGLLAQTIEQEAQHHRTRSALSQRETDLRITLDSIGDGVIATDTAGTVERMNVVAEELTGWDREDAVGRPLAEVFHVEDARTSGPVRDPVEQVIEAESTLELEEDLVLHARDGTERYVSDSAAPITDDVGDVVGVVLIFRDITDRYVRARRQERQRDAVVELATDELLAKGRLETAARRITETSAETLDVDRSSIWLFSDDRETLRCLDCYDRNGRDHESGTTLVVDDYPNYFEALVEHRAIPATDAQSDPRTGELCASYLEPLGITSMLDATIRRGGKVVGVLCNESGGAPREWAEDEVRFAGELADQAVIALHNRDRRCRKEVLERANQRLQYLFRQSPMAVIEWTLDFEVARWNAAAEELFGYTTAEATGRHAEFIVPHSSRDAVDEVWEELVTEGTAQHIVNRNVTRSGAEVDCEWHNCAILDEDGETVSVLSFVQDITERRRQTWQLQAIAERTQDAIYIKDREGRYEFINEAGARYFDCSPQAVVGRVDRELFDTDEDMLPIDRWVLEHEEPRMEEERHVIDGRERVFMSEKYPHYDDAGRLVGIVGISRDVTDQAAIADLLDEFHELLTDSSLTATERIERPLETLRESLEVSNAQLCRVDVADEVHEIVVSTGETTGRSAGTVSPLQETVCQRVVEEEDVVATYGRNLADTDGGSVVADAPFGSYIGAPVFVEETLWGVICFVDDDETPMELTANRNAMVELLADWLGHELTEWRYEAELRRRDAVVDDLTTLLATDLRPALREALAYAGADTAPAADDQTADDQTAAVALREALESSLSSLEEAIALAEQATGSPGETAPDDDGRDTETDLLPPR; encoded by the coding sequence ATGGGGGCCGCAACCACGGGGAGAGCAGGCATCAGCGTCCTCTACGTCGACGACGACGAGGCGCTGCTGGAGGCCACAGAGACGTACCTCGAGACGCGATTCGCCGACATCACCGTCGAGACCACGGCGTCGCCAGCGGACGCGCTCGACCGACTCGCGACGGAACTCTTCGACATCGTCGTCTCGGACTACCAGATGCCCGAGATGGACGGGCTCGAGTTCCTCAAACGACTGCGAGAGGACCGCGACGAGGCCATCCCGTTCATCATCTTCACCGGGAAGGGCCGCGAGGAGGTGGCGATGGAGGCGCTCAACCTGGGCGCGAACCGCTACCTGCAGAAGGGCGGCGACCCCACGGCGCAGTACGGGTTGCTGGCCCAGACCATCGAGCAGGAGGCCCAGCACCACCGGACGCGGTCGGCCCTGAGCCAGCGCGAGACCGACCTCCGAATCACGCTCGACTCCATCGGCGACGGCGTCATCGCGACCGACACCGCGGGGACCGTCGAACGCATGAACGTGGTCGCCGAGGAACTGACGGGCTGGGACCGCGAGGACGCCGTCGGTCGGCCCCTCGCGGAGGTGTTCCACGTCGAAGACGCCCGGACCAGCGGGCCGGTGCGTGACCCCGTCGAGCAGGTCATCGAAGCCGAGAGCACGCTCGAACTCGAGGAGGACCTCGTCCTCCACGCCCGCGACGGGACCGAACGCTACGTCTCGGACAGCGCGGCCCCCATCACGGACGACGTCGGCGACGTGGTCGGCGTGGTCCTCATCTTCCGGGACATCACCGACCGGTACGTCCGGGCCAGACGGCAGGAGCGCCAGCGCGATGCCGTCGTCGAACTCGCGACCGACGAGCTGCTCGCGAAGGGCCGACTCGAGACGGCGGCCCGACGCATCACGGAGACGAGCGCCGAGACGCTCGACGTGGACCGGTCGTCGATCTGGCTGTTCAGCGACGACCGCGAGACGCTCCGGTGTCTCGACTGCTACGACCGGAACGGCCGCGACCACGAGTCCGGGACGACGCTCGTGGTCGACGACTACCCGAACTACTTCGAGGCACTCGTCGAACACCGGGCGATTCCGGCGACCGACGCCCAGTCCGACCCCCGGACCGGCGAACTCTGTGCGTCCTACCTCGAACCGCTCGGCATCACCTCGATGCTCGACGCGACCATCAGGCGCGGTGGGAAGGTCGTCGGCGTCCTGTGCAACGAATCCGGCGGCGCACCCCGCGAGTGGGCGGAAGACGAGGTCCGGTTCGCCGGCGAACTCGCCGACCAGGCCGTCATCGCGCTCCACAACCGCGACCGTCGCTGCCGGAAGGAGGTGTTAGAGCGGGCGAACCAGCGCCTCCAGTACCTCTTCCGCCAGTCGCCGATGGCGGTCATCGAGTGGACGCTCGACTTCGAGGTCGCCCGGTGGAACGCCGCCGCCGAGGAGCTGTTCGGCTACACCACCGCGGAGGCGACCGGCCGGCACGCCGAGTTCATCGTCCCGCACTCGTCGCGGGACGCGGTCGACGAGGTGTGGGAGGAGCTCGTCACGGAGGGCACGGCCCAGCACATCGTCAACCGGAACGTGACCCGGAGCGGCGCCGAGGTCGACTGCGAGTGGCACAACTGCGCCATCCTCGACGAGGACGGCGAGACGGTGAGCGTGCTCTCGTTCGTCCAGGACATCACCGAACGACGCCGCCAGACGTGGCAGCTCCAGGCCATCGCCGAGCGCACCCAGGACGCCATCTACATCAAGGACCGCGAGGGGCGCTACGAGTTCATCAACGAGGCCGGGGCACGCTATTTCGACTGCTCGCCGCAGGCGGTCGTCGGGCGGGTCGACCGCGAACTGTTCGACACCGACGAGGACATGCTGCCCATCGACCGCTGGGTCCTCGAACACGAGGAACCCCGCATGGAGGAGGAGCGCCACGTCATCGACGGTCGTGAGCGCGTCTTCATGAGCGAGAAGTATCCACACTACGACGACGCCGGCCGGCTCGTCGGCATCGTCGGCATCAGCAGGGACGTGACGGACCAGGCTGCCATCGCCGACCTCCTCGACGAGTTCCACGAGTTGCTGACGGACTCGTCGCTCACGGCGACCGAGCGCATCGAACGCCCACTCGAGACGCTCCGCGAATCGCTCGAGGTGAGCAACGCACAGCTCTGCCGGGTCGACGTGGCCGACGAGGTCCACGAGATCGTCGTCTCCACCGGCGAGACGACCGGCCGGTCGGCCGGGACGGTGAGCCCCCTCCAGGAGACCGTCTGCCAGCGCGTCGTCGAGGAGGAGGACGTGGTGGCGACCTACGGGCGCAACCTCGCCGACACCGACGGTGGGTCGGTGGTCGCGGACGCCCCGTTCGGGTCCTACATCGGTGCGCCCGTGTTCGTCGAGGAGACCCTCTGGGGCGTCATCTGCTTCGTGGACGACGACGAGACGCCGATGGAGCTCACGGCGAACCGGAACGCGATGGTCGAACTGCTCGCGGACTGGCTCGGCCACGAACTCACCGAGTGGCGCTACGAGGCCGAACTCCGCCGGCGCGATGCGGTCGTCGACGACCTCACCACGCTCCTGGCCACCGACCTCCGGCCGGCGCTGCGGGAGGCCCTGGCCTACGCCGGGGCGGACACCGCGCCGGCAGCCGACGACCAGACGGCCGACGACCAGACGGCCGCCGTGGCACTCCGGGAGGCGCTCGAATCGTCGCTGTCGTCTCTCGAGGAAGCGATCGCGCTGGCCGAGCAGGCGACCGGGTCACCGGGCGAGACGGCTCCCGACGACGACGGCCGGGACACGGAGACCGACCTGCTGCCGCCCCGCTGA
- the eif1A gene encoding translation initiation factor eIF-1A, with protein MSEETQERRNLRMPNKDELFAVVTEHNGGNHVRVQCEDGVSRMGRIPGRMKYRTWINEGDVVLVEPWDWQDEKANIEWRYTGQDADQLRREGHIQ; from the coding sequence GTGAGCGAAGAAACACAGGAGCGGCGGAACCTCCGCATGCCCAACAAAGACGAGCTTTTCGCGGTAGTCACAGAACACAACGGCGGCAACCACGTCCGCGTCCAGTGCGAGGACGGTGTCAGCCGAATGGGCCGAATCCCCGGCCGAATGAAGTACCGCACGTGGATCAACGAGGGCGACGTCGTCCTCGTCGAACCGTGGGACTGGCAGGACGAGAAGGCGAACATCGAGTGGCGCTACACCGGCCAGGACGCCGACCAGCTCCGCCGCGAAGGCCACATCCAGTAA